The genomic stretch aaattctcaggggaccaaaagatttgtctaggtaagaactagaaagaaacagtcaaataagactcaacccaatgaggatatagctcaaggggagtggttccatccagataatgaactggggagaaaactgaaataatactcatccacgaggaaataactcaatgggaaaaggagaaaagataaactttttctgcttaaaggggatgacactctacaattgaaggaggacaaaaACACCAATCTGCATGGGGAGATAATATCACCGAggcaggggatcagaagaaaaatcaatgcgacaaaatgcacaatgaaatatcttATACTGAACTTTATGCATGTATATCCATGAGTATGTGTGTGATTATGTTGACAAGCaagcacaaaggatacaaataacaaagatctGGATCATCGCAATAAGATGttcggctaatctcaacaagaagggagcaccaactggagaacctgctagggatgaaaataaataATCACGGACATAAAATCCTAACTGCAAGATGAATTTAACTCTGATTGGGGAAGGACATGGATAATCATGCATCCAAACCCCAAAATGTTGAGGATAAAAAGGGATCTGCTGAGGATCCTAACCAGTCAATGCTGCGGGGAATTTTTAAGTCACCACCATATCacatgggagacaaccttgcatGTGACATCACCAATACTGCTCAAAACCTAGCTCCGTTGGGGGAAGAGCTTCTATCAAAAGATGGAAGTCCAATGGGGTCTTTAGTCACAATCAAGAGATAAAACCCTGAGTGAGGAGAACTAGACGCTATACTGGGGATTCCATCAACATGAGAGTGAATATAACCAAGAGAGAGAAGAAATTCATAAAGTTTGGAGTACCATTGTCGACTAGTCTGTTTAAGGCCATAAATGCTCTGTTGAGCTAACAAACCTTATTATGAATGGAAGGAATAAGGGGAGAATAACATTTAGGAATAGACATATAGATATACTCCTTTAAATCCCCATGGAGAAAAGCATTGTTTACGTCGAGCTTCTCAAGGTGCCATTTTTTAATGGATGCTAAGGCAATAATTATCCTTACAGTAGTGAGTTTGGCAACCAGAGAGAAGGTGTCGAAATAATCTACACCTTACAACTGTGTGTAACCCTTTGGAAACGAGGCGAGCTTTTTACCTGTCAATAGCACTATTAGTAAGATATTTTATTTTGTCAAATATGCTGATGATAAGTATCTGAATGCTGAAGGAATTGAAATGATAGAGTGATTCTGAATAATGGCGAATCTGCACTAATTTAGAACGTCTGCtatgttcctggcatgaagagcaatctgatgagtgtaggtcaattaattgaaaagggattctcagttaccatgaaggacaatcttttTAAGCTATATAACTataatcagaagttgattatggaaTTAGAACAGagaaggaatagaacattcaaggtgaatgttaaAACTGTAGACTCTGAATGCCTTAGCGCAACAAGTGTTGTGAAGGAAAGTGAGCTGTGGCACAAAAGATTTAGTCATTTGAACTTGATAAGCTTAGGGCATCCGAATTCAAAGAAACTAGTACgtggaattcctgcaattaagaaacCAGAAAAATCATGCAATGTGTGCATGAGATGGAAGCAACCAAGACTGCCATTTGCATCAGAAGTCGCTCCAAGAGAAAAACATGCTTTGGGAGTAGTGCATTCTGATGTGCGTGGACCATTTCCAGAACCTTCAATATGAGAGAATAAATATTTTtgtcatttgtggatgagttcacaaggatgacatgggtatcccttataaagttcaaacacgaggtgtttgcTAAATTTAAGAAATTCATAATCAAAGTTGAGAAACAGGGTGGtcagactctgaagattcttagaaccaatggtggaggtgagtataactctacagAGTTCAAGAAGTTCTctgaggagaatggaattgagcatgaagTGACTTCTCCATACactcctcaacacaatggtcttgctgaaaggagaaaccgaactttgcttgatatgacaaggagcatgtTAAAGGAGAAGAAGCTTTCAAACACTTTGTGGGGAGAAGATGTTGCCACTACAACATATGTGCTCAAcaggtgtccaaccaagaagctgAAGAAAATTGTTCCTTTGAGAGATCaactggagataagcaaagtgtgagtCATTTCAGAGTATTTGGTTATGTCTGTTATAAACACGTTCCAGATGCTACTAGATAGAAGCTGAATGACATAAGCAAGGTGATGTTATTGATGGGGTATCACAGTACAAATGCTTATAAGCTTTATTGTCCACTCACTAATAAGGTTGAAGTCAATAGAGATGTTGTTGTGAAAGAGTCAGAAGTATGGGACTGGATCAAGTCTCAACTCAACTCTGCTGCAGAGTTAACTTCTGGAGATATTGATTATAattctgaagatgagtcagagcCTGAAAATGATTATGAGAGTGAGTCAAAATCAGAAGGCGAAATTGATTTTGAGGAAGAATCTGATTCAGATTcagattctgatggtgattcagaTTCTGGTGGTAGTCCAGATTCTGGGAATATTCCATATTCTGAAGGTGGTCATGCTTCTGAAGTCGGTTCCAGTATCTGATATTGTTCCAGAATTAGAAGgttctgaacaagttcagaggccACAAAGAATAGAAAACATTTCGAGAAGGTTTACATAGTTCGACATGCTGCAAGATATTGAAGTATATCCCGAAGGGGAAGTTATTCGATGTGCCATATTAGTAGACTCCGAACCTGTGAGTACGAAAAAAGTTCTCAAGCAGAAAGTATGAatgaaggccatgaaagaagaacttgatgccaTAGAGAGAAACAAAACTTGGAAGCTGACAAAACTTCCAAAGAATAAGAAAGCCATTAGCGTGAGATGGGTTTATAAGGTGAAGctaaagccagatggttcaattggcaaacaaAGCAAGGTTAGTCGTGAGAGGTTTTTTGCACAAACTTGGGttagattactttgaagtgtttgcgcctgtagcaagacatgaaacaatcaggCTAGTGATTGTGATAACTGCTTACATGAATTGGCCTCTGGTGCATTTAGATGTGAAATTtgcatttctgaatggtccattagaagaagaggtttatgtgtcacaacctcctaGATTTGAGAAAAAAAATCAGGTAGGGATGGTGTATAGGTTACACAAAGCTTTGTATGGACTGAAGCAAGCCCCTAGAGCTTGGAGTCTGCAAATTGATTCATTTTTTCAAGAAGCAGGGATTTCAtaaatgtgagatggagtatggtgtctatgtttaacatacttctgaaggcaatatgattctgctgtgtctgtatgttgatgacatattgctaatAGGAAGTTGTGAGCATGAGATAACTAAGTTCAAGAAGGAGCTGatgaattaagggatgatgtTAGAACTAATTCATATTTTGAGAAACTTGTAGACAAAGTTTGTTAGATGATATTTTAGTATTTCTCCTAAAATCcacttgtatttaagcaagtgaATGATATAAATAAATTGTACCTTTATTCCTCTTGCAGTGTGTGTCAACCATTTTTATAACTATTTCAAGAATAATAgaagtttgttattattctctcttctctttcttgtttgttttgttcatctttatcaccttTTACACCAACACAAATTAATAATTTGATTAGTATGGATGTGCTAACTTTTTTTACATCAATAAAAAATATAACAATTTAGTTTTTATTATATTCGATGCTACAATTGTAATAATTGTTATACAAGTCTTAAAAATTgttaaaattaaattaaaatagaaaaaagagACGAACTTTAACTCATCAGAAGGAAAAAAAATACTAATAATAATTagtttttaaaacaaaaatagGATCTTATTAATAAAAATTATACAGAAATAAAAGAGAAACCGATAATAAATTATGCCACTAGTGCTCGTAGTTAACTTCCAACGAGAGGCATAAATATTATAGAAATATTCAATGCTTCATAAGAATGCATAGTGAATTAGATTACAACATTACTTATCTAGTTTAGATTTGTCAAAATTAAAAAGAAGACAAGAATTCAAAGCCTTGATTTAGAAAAGCTCCAATCACCCATAGCTTTAAATTGGGCAGGTTGATTATTGGCTCTGAATTTTTTACCTGATTTCAAATAATACAAAAATTAATATATCAGAAGAcaaatcaaaaaataaaataaaattagcATCTAGTTTTGTTTTGTAGAGATCTTAAATAGATCCAATGACTAAAAACAAAATTTGAATAAATTATAACAAAAATCATATTTAACTTTATAATTAAATGGAAGATATTATAATAAACTAGAAGGAAAAAAAAAAGGATATATTATATAGCTTACATTGAATGAAAAAGTAAGTAGAAAATTATCAGAAACTGTGGCCAAATTTGAATTCTGAACATTGAAATCTCTCAATGATTCAAGAGACTTGTACAATGAAGCAGCCACTCTTTCTCCTTTATTGCATACTATTTTGACATAAAACCCTCTTTCATCCACTTGAAACATATCCATCTAAACAAAACCACATAAATAAAAATTGTTAAAAATTAATTACAATATCTTGCATAGTTTAATTAAGTAATTTAAATAATTTATAGAGCTAATAATGAGATTTTTATCAAACATATATACCTGGACAATTTTCTTGCATATTGAACTAGTGTTCTCATTGAATTGAATCTTTTTGTGGTTTTCAATTGATCCTTGATGAGTTTTGGACATTGCTATGGATGCTTCAAGTCCAGAAACCTCAGCCTTAAGCTTCTTGGCTTGGGATTGAAGTTCTTGCATATATGAAACAGCATCTCCAATTATAGAAGCTTTATCCATCTATACatataattaaatataatattaGTTATTATAAACTTAATTAACTATCAAAATTTAAATCAACTTAAAATTAATTGATCATATTTTAATTATAACAAACCACATGTATGTATCAAATATACGTAACTAAATTTAACTAGTAATAATATGAGTTGCTGCGGTACAACAATTTTAGACGCAAACACAACTATAGTTATGTAGATTGTATTTGTCTCAATTTTACCACAATATAACGTTACCATGACGTAAAATCATTGATATACATTTTGAATATAAGTTATAATTGGAAAGCGATCTTCATCTTATAATCAAATTTTTCCAATTAGGGTTAGACTCAATAAGATATTCTTCTGACAAATAAGTTTCTTCAATTAGGATTAGATTCAATGCAAATTAGGGTTAGACTCAATAAGATATTCTTCTTACTTGCAAATTAGGGTTAGACTCAATAAGATATTCTATCTTACAAACAAGTTTCTTCAATTAGGGTTAGACTCAATGCAAATTTTAAAACTAGAGACTTACCTTAGTTATATTGGGAACCAAAGATCGCAATGCATAAAGCTTATCCTTCATTCGACCTCGCCTCCTCCGCTCCGAAACCAAAGTCTTGGACCTATCGGTTTTCGACCTATGTTTAGTATCACCACCACTTGAAGTAGTTGTGTTAATAGTTGTTGTTGGAGAAGaataatcatcatcatcaccatcattTTCTTCTCCTATTTCCCCCTTAGCTTCTCCATGGAAACAAGAGAAAGCGCCAAGTGAAGAAGTTGGATCAAAAGCGTTTGTAGGAAATGAAAGGAATGAGTTATCAACAAAGGTTTGATTCATTATAAGGTCAGAATTGAAGTTACACATAGTACTATCTTCATTTTCTTCCCCACGAATCAAGTTGATGAATTGATCAAAGTTTGGATCTTCAATGAAATCGTGTAGCTCAAAGCCATCATTAACATGAGCAAGTGTCTCTTGATAAAAATCCATTGTGTCTATTTTAGTTGAATATTGAAACATATGGTGAGTGAAAAAAATAAGTATAGTAATATATATAGAACTTTGGCATAGGATTGATGAATAATTAATGCTTAGTTATTAATTACTAATATGATTATAATTTTGGTGTGAATGGAATAACATAGAACTACCTACACCAAATGATCACAATTATTTATTACTAATATTACTATAACTTTGGCATGATTTTGAAAGAATCTTTTCTCTTTCCCCAAATGTCCatgatatataaaaaaaatggGAAAACACGcagtttttttgtttttttgtcTGCAAAAAACACACATAGTGTAGTGTGATAATATTGTATAATATTGTATATAGTCACAGATATAATTTTGAGATCATGCTGGTTAGCATTGACATAGATCATTGTTATCTTATTGATGTCTGAGTGCATAAGTgtaataattaattaaaattggTGTCATGCATGTCCTGACGGCTTTGATTCATACTTATCATATATGGACACATAATACTTCCCCGAATATGTATTACCTCCCTTTATGTTTAATTAGATATGTGATCTcttattttaatttaaaattttattttaatctttTATCTAATAATCGTTATTTTTTTAATCTCAAAAACTATTACAATAGTTAATTTGATTATTTTTGTCCAAAAAATTGTTTTATACATATGTGGCGGTTGGTAATTGAATAGAGTGAGTCAACAAATCTGATTTAAATATGTATTTCTCTTCTAGAACATTTTGTAAGATTGTAGTAATTTGCATTtctctttttcatttttattcatttattttatCCTATTTATTCATATTCTTCTCAAATTTTCTAATTTGTATAAACAACATTAACAATATTACATGATTCTCGTAGTTTTAAAAATGTCAAAGATTTTCATCAGTAGTACAATATCAAACAGTCAAAGTTTTGAAACAGTTATATCTATACTCAGAAGATACGAGAGGTAGGAATGTTTTTGTCAAGAGGAATATGTTTTTCGTAATGTTACAAAAATGTACGATTTGAATTTTCGGAAAAAAAAATTGGGGTTGTAGAAATTATATAAATCAGATAATAAGAGTTGTAATTTTTTCAAGTGGTTAGATAAAATTGTTGATGAAAGGGATCCgattataaaaaaaaattcaaattgaaGAATGAGACTGCCTATACAAGTGGGCGAATCAAAATGTCAACGGTGCTTGTGATTTTTAATTTAGGGTGAATTTAGTGATATTAACACTATATATTAAATAGGTTTATTATCAAGAAGTTTGATCTAAAAGTTATTTGAAATTATGTGTTGTATCATAACAAAATTATGTGTTTGGAATTAATGAAATTATGCTATAATTAGAAGTTAATATTGTGTTGGATTAATTTGAAATCAATGAAATGTATTATAATTTGAAGCTAAAAGATGTGTTCAAAATATCTAAACCTGTGTTCATGCCTGATTTTGTTAAAATGTGTGTTCAAAATGCCTAAACCTGTTAAAATTTGTGCTCAAATGCCTAAAAGTGTTAAAATTTGTGTCCAAATACCTAAACTTGTAAAAGTTTGTGTTTTATAATGAATGCAAATCTGTTAAAATCAGTTTTCTAAAATCTCTATTTAAAATATTTAAGTTTGTTAAAATTTGTATTCAAAGGCTTAAACATGTTCAAATAATCAAAGATGTTATAATTTACTTTCTAAAGATGTGAGATTGTGTTCTATAATCAATGTCAACCATGTTATAATGTTGGGTCAATTATAAATCATTATTAATAAGATACGAAGCCATAAATTCATCAAATATTAATAAATTTTGTTACATTGATATTTCATTGAATCTTGATAAAATGATTAAAGATAAACATAAAAGATTACATCAATTAAGGTTGGCTCATAATGGGTTTTGGACCTTGTTGTGTTTCCTTATTTGCAATTGATTGAGTATAGAGAGTGGTGTTGACACAATTTTTGTTGTATGACTTGGCGGTTCAGACTCAATTGGTGTTGTTTAACTCGGTGGTACTGCCTCAGTTGGTGTTGCattatattttgttgttttacTTGGTTTAGTTTGTCTACTAGGCTGAGATGCATCTTGTGTCAAAGGTGGTGGCAGTTTATCGTGTCCATCCATATGACGCAGTTTATTGTGTCCATCCATATGACACTACTTGAACTTGATTCCCAATTTTTTTGACTTCACTTATGTCTCATCTCTCATCATTTCTCTGACCTCTTTGTTCCGTTTCTTCTTGGACGTCTCAACTTGTCTTTTTAGAGTTGGTGGCTGCAGATCAACAAAATTTATTTTTGTCCACAAAGTTTCACAATTTACAGGATAAAACATAGATGGATAACAAGCTTCATAGCATTATTTTTTTTTAGCAGTCGGAGATATAATCTTCTATATTCAAATGTTAATCCTTTATGTAGGATATTGCATGATAGCGGGGCATCATAGTCAGTATCCATCTCCAACAGAAGCATTCATTTTTGGATAGACAATGTATTTTTCCTCATTAAAGGATGTGTACCTAGATTTTCATATTTGTTGACAAAAGAATTGCGAGTATTCGTTCTTTCAACTATGAGTCTTCATTCATCCAACCTCACCAAAACATTCTAGGATTAcgttttctttttctttt from Lathyrus oleraceus cultivar Zhongwan6 chromosome 7, CAAS_Psat_ZW6_1.0, whole genome shotgun sequence encodes the following:
- the LOC127107141 gene encoding transcription factor FER-LIKE IRON DEFICIENCY-INDUCED TRANSCRIPTION FACTOR, which produces MFQYSTKIDTMDFYQETLAHVNDGFELHDFIEDPNFDQFINLIRGEENEDSTMCNFNSDLIMNQTFVDNSFLSFPTNAFDPTSSLGAFSCFHGEAKGEIGEENDGDDDDYSSPTTTINTTTSSGGDTKHRSKTDRSKTLVSERRRRGRMKDKLYALRSLVPNITKMDKASIIGDAVSYMQELQSQAKKLKAEVSGLEASIAMSKTHQGSIENHKKIQFNENTSSICKKIVQMDMFQVDERGFYVKIVCNKGERVAASLYKSLESLRDFNVQNSNLATVSDNFLLTFSFNVKNSEPIINLPNLKLWVIGAFLNQGFEFLSSF